The window TtgatatgaatttttaatgggATCGTACGTTAAGAGTAAGAGGTAATGTTTACTATCTTTACGTTATTATCATATATAACATATACCAATAATGTTTTTGTAAAAAAGAATGTCAGAAACGTAGTCTAGTCTATGGTATTCTCGTCCTACCCTTGCATGAACAGAAAGATACAAAAATAAGAttcaaaataacatttttttttttgtatttactTTTATAATAATTGTACCCTTTTTTCTGTTTTTAATTGCCAAATTGCCTTAAGAACAACCCAACCCATGATTGCCAACTCCTTTTACCATAATATTACACGTCTATGTTGGCACGCACCCCACCTCCTTTATAAATCCAAATCTTTCCACCATTTATTTCTCCCAATCATCTAAATAAATGCCCATTAATCATGTCATCACATAAACGTTCCTCTTCATCTCCGATCACCGCCCATCGCCGCACCCCCCTCCACCACTCCacagcaccaccaccaccaccagaacCACCACATCTTCCCTCCAAACCCAACCTCACCACCACCCTCTACCACACTCACATCGGTGTCTTCGCTGTCACTTGGTCCAGGACACTCTTTGGCCGTTCCCTCTACATCCATCTCCTCCCGTTCTCCACCGCTCCCACCACCTCCGATGACGATATCACCACCACTTCCACTTCCActtccacctccacctccacctctTCCTTCCACCTTCAAATTAAACCTTTCATCTTCTGGAACAAATATGGCTCCAAAAAGATCTCAATCCCCTCAAACCCCAATGATATCCTCCACATCTACTACGATCTCTCACGTGCCAAATTCGGATCGGGTCCCGAACCCATTTCAGGATTCTACATAGCCGCCATATTCTCCGGCCAAATGGCACTCCTCGTCGGAGACTCCACAAAACATGCCTACTCCAAAGTCAAATCCACAAACCCTGATAAAACCCAGATCACCATTCTCCGACGAGAGCATGTTTACGGCATCGCCAACAAAAAATACAACACCAAAGCGACTTTCCGGGGGAAAACTAGAGACATAACCATAGACTGTACACGAATCGCCGGTGGTGACGACTCCAGATTATGCTTTTCTGTCGATAACAAAAGGGTATTGGTAGTAAAACATTTGAATTGGAAATTCAGAGGGAACGAACGAGTAGAAATGGATGGAGTTCATATTCAAATTTCGTGGGATGTGTACAATTGGCTATTCGAAGAAGAAGTAGACGATGGATATGCATTGTTCatgtttagatttgaaaaatCTGGATTCGATTACCATGAAGATGACAAATACTTGGCTCGATTAAACGCATCTGGATCTGGTCTGATGGGATTCGGATCAGGGTTGGGTTTTGGGCTCGAGAAAAGGAAGATGAAGAAAGGGATGTTGAGGACGGCGGCCGGAAGTTCATCCTCGTCGTCGTTGTCGTCGGCGTCGTCGGGATGTGGATCGGTGATGGAGTGGGAAAGTGTGGAGGAGAATGAACTAAAAGGCCCTTCTGGTTTTTCGTTGCTTGTTTACGCTTGGAAAAGTTGAGctcattcattttatttttattttttttaattgggaTTATTTTTCAAAATTGAGATATTTTTTTATCTTGATTTTGTTGGTTACCATAAGGCTTGATAGTTTTATAATATGTTGCTATCACAGCTATGTGGAATTCTTTTTTCTGTATAATTTTTCTGTGTTCGACTTTGTTGCTAATTTGTCAATAAAAAGTTGTAAAAGTAGATACTTAGTTGAAATATATGCAtggattttttgtatttttagtaGTGAGCAatcatcttttatatttttttgacattgacatttgttatttatttatttttattatttttgtttgtgAATCCAATGCAGGGGATGATGAGAGTGATGCTCACCATGTTTTGTTTGGacggaataaaaaaaataaaatattagagaAGAAAGAATAATGACCTTTTAATTAGTTGTAGGTTGACAATCTAATTGGTTTTGGTTGTCACAAAACAATCATGTTGATTTGctggtttattattatttttttttataattcataTGGGAAAgagaatttaattaataaactagtAGATATCTCGGGCTttgtcaaaaataaataaataaataaaaaatggacCATTAAGTTTACAATTAGACAGTAACCATTCTAACAGAGGGACCATATTTGTAAATTTCATATTAAagtagggaccattcatgtaaacatttaaaaacatttggtaacaaacGAATGGTAAAGTTACTATTTATAACCGGTACAGCTGACCAAAAGCTAACAGCTATGAAACTTTCTAAACCAACCAAGGGCAATATAAATTACAATTAAACAAGGACCTTTCTATAATGTATGAAATATAGGAACCATATTTGTAAATTTCGTATTAAAATAGGGATCATTAACGTAAACATTTAAAAATACTTGGAAACACATAAATGGTAAAGCTAATATGTATATTAATGATTTTTTCTAGACGCAAAATGGgtgttatttaattattaaatgattTTTTGCTAGACGTAACAATGGGGTGTTCTTTATttaagaaacttggaatcatacattAAGAAGATCGTTCGAGAAATATAATGTATTTCGAAGCTCAAGTCAAGCAAGTATCTTAAAAGCAGGATAGTATAGTGTGATGTTATGTTAAAGGGGTAATAATTACTAAAATATATCGATaactatttaataaaaaaatacttaaacaAGCACAAATCTTTCGGTGGAAGGTGCAATTATAAGATTGGAATAAATTTGTTTTCCATTAAAGTGGATATTTTTATGTGGCTGTTTATGTTAGATATCTGGTTGATTGAGGAATAGAGTTGGACTCAACTTTGTGTCCTATTTGTGAAAATGTTTCAGAAAATATCTCTCATTTGTTTTTCTAATGCCTCTTAGCTCAACAAATTTGGCTTTGTGTTACGCTTTGGATGGGTGTTCAATTTTTGGTTTTTGGTTCACCAGTAGATTTGGTAGACTGGGTGGATGTTTGGCCGGTGGTAGGATAGAAAGAGTGATTGTGGAGGCAATGTGCTTGACAATGATTTTAGTTTTTTGGATTTATAGTAATGTGGTTAGTTTTAGGCATAATAAATATAAGCAATTTATTTTTTTACAACATTATTAAACATTCTTTTAGGTGGTTTCATTTTCGTAACACAAATGCTAGGATTAGTTGGActgcttcaaaaaaaaaaaaaaaaaacaacttataTAAGCACTAAAATttgaaaaatctaaaataaatttaattttttaattggGAAATTAAGTAATCTAACCCTTATAAACGTACTTGTTAATAAAAATAACCACTTTTTTTTTGTAGAAAGGACCACATTCTCCGGAATATCGTATCCAGAACGCGTAATTTCGTTCCAGACTTGGGATTCGGAATACAATATTCCGAAGTATTTATGATGTTTTGGAGTTGGTATTGGTTGGTGAGAATTTTGGTTCATAATTTGACACCCTGTATGTTTCGGACTAATAAAGTGTAGGAATAATAAAGTGTATTCCGGACTACAGTCTGTAATGGTCGTACATTACAGTGTGATGTTCCAAAGAGCTAGAATTAAGGCATTTGTATGGTTTTgttttatatatgtaatatatttGCGTGTTTGATACTTTCCATATACCTTCCGGAATGAGTATGTATACGGGATTTTTTCGAGTGTCAATTTCTAGTGGAGGGCAATGGTAGTGTTAGGGGCGGAGCTAGAATTTTAGATTAGCGGGGGCTTAGACGTAcatcgtaatatatatatatatatatatatatatatatatatatatatatatatatatatatatatatatatatatatatatacacaccatTTGAGTGAAGGAGATGAGCATATAATTGAAAGGGGGCTTTGTTTGGTAATACAGTAATATCAATGgtgttagggggggggggaacaccCACTAGCCACCCTATTTTCTCGGTCCATGGGTAGTGTATCAACGAATGTGTGCAGTATCTTGCTCGAGACTACACATGCTTTGGTGTAGATATAAGTAACGGCATCAACTTCGTTGTGTTAGTTACGTTGGTTGCTTCCAAGTCTAGGTTACACACTAATCAAAATTGTCTATCTTTTCAATGTCGTggatcaaatatagttatgcagATTCTTGACAATAGTGATGTTAGATATTTTCTTAATTAGTTTTTCTAGTACTATGTCTCCCAACATAATACTATTTTTTGTTGTCAATAATGTTATGGAAATTGGTACTAGTCCTTTTCCCGAGGAAAATCATTTTGGAAATGGTTCTTCCGGTGCTAAAAGtaaccaaatttgtaatttattaCCTATGACAATCAACCATGTTCCTCCTTACAATGACCCCATAGATATGGGTGATTATAGGTCTAAAAGTAAGGTTGTTGTTCACGCTGACCTTACTGTTGATGTTGATGAATCTGTGAATAATGAGACAAAGCTAATAATGTTGGTTGATGATGGTAATATAATTCCACATGGAGAGCCAGTTGAACATTTTGATAGTTACACTGAATTTGATAGGGAAGATCATGATGGCGGAGAGGAGGAAAATGATCCCTTACAACCCCTAAAAACACAAGAggaaaagttttatttttattttttcaattataAAGAAGCACAACCCACCCATTGGGGTATGCTTGAACCTTTACCATTGCCCGAATTAGCTCAACAAAAACATAATCCCATGTGAAGTTATACCAACTCTTCGAAAGCAAAGAAGCACTTAAGCTTAATTTTGGATTCAAAAGTGTCAACGAAGGGCTCCAATATAAAGTGAAAAAAATCTACAAAAGACAGGTTTGAAGTTGTTTCTATATGGATAATTGTGACTGGTGGATACgggcaaaaaaaaacataatattacTGACACATTTCAAGTGGTTAAACTATCAGAGAAACACACTAGCTCAAATATACAACTACGTCCCCATCATCAACAAGCCGACAAAAAGGTATTGAGTCACTTATTGAAGGGCATATTAGCTTATAGTATGGGTAATATGTTGCGGAGGAAACATATACAATGAACTTTAAATGACTGTTTTTGTGTACATATTTCATACCGGCAAGCATGGAATGCTAAAATGTATGCTCTAAATCTATTGAGAGAGACCCCTGAAGAAATCTTTCAAAAACTACCTTTATAATGTTACAACTTGGAGAAGAAGAACCAATGGATGGTTACAGATATAAatatgtaacacccgtagattcgggctagtcaattaagatatcacaatcgttatatatatatatatatatatatatatatatatatatatatatatatatatatatatatatatatatatatatatatatatggagagaaTCAAATacgaacacctaaaaggttgagaatgcgagaacaattctggaccaatcattttataagggtatattagtaactttatataaatattaattaataatttcctAAAATctagggataatgattttaattaccttaaaaaattaatatttccttttagttaatgaaatatatataaatatatatttttttatgatttttcccaaaaataatttatgaccgtttcaaaaaaaattacctaaaaaaattaatatttctttttattttaaatctgaaaagaaaatttttaaaaattattattttctacTATTtcacatttttgtttttttaaaaaaaaatgaatagaaaTCTAATCCCAAAAAATTCAATGCATTTTTCatcaattgaaaataaaaatagtgtacaaattatcatttcttcataaaatgaatacctctaatcataaataagTACATCCATTCACATGAATACACtactattcataaataaatagaatcattcacacatgaatacattgcaattcacaaatgaatacattgttatttataaattaatacacaTTCTATCATATAATGAATacatctaatcataaataaatacacttaTTCACATTAATACACTACTATTAATAAATGAATACAGTCATTCACACATAACTACAAtgctattcataaatgaatacacgtgctattcataaataaatacaaccatTCACGCACCCCCCTTCATGATCCGTTTTTTATTGTCGATCGACTACAATGACATCAAGAGTGAATCGGTACTGTTGAGTTCATCGTAGCCCAAGGTGGATTGAAGGTTTCCTTCCCGTCacttgtcacacccctgaaccaaggatggcggaaacgtccagggatggaggacttcatgtgtagtatcataacaacaatggtaatagtgatgaaagtaaacacaaccaacatatatataattgaaaaagttacatcattgtatgtgttacatgtttcaaattcaattacaatatgttgacaaaataagataagtttgacgcctcaacgtcccatcctcaaaagtattttgttacctgtttagcgatttcctgagaatacaagcagtttgaaaaagtgtcaacacaatggttggtgagttcataagagattttattggagaattagaccgttttccttgtaaaaaaaaattgatatgatatgtattcagaaaatccgatattttctttatagagtttatgtaatgtagtcacataaccgatgaccaaaatgaataagtaacctttcttattaaaggaaaatgaaatgtgcttaaattgacataaacgcacttgaattaaatgatgttcccgAAACTTCtattgtttgttaatacttgatgTATAAGTAGTCCTAAGTCttaggaccgagaaaataacaagtatcgtctATACTTAAAGCTATATaaatggtttcaaatgatgtgtagtcataaataccaaaaaccgaatgtaACAGTAACatcggtacttattgagataaaagtgatttttaaaaaccgacataaaaacccatt of the Lactuca sativa cultivar Salinas chromosome 6, Lsat_Salinas_v11, whole genome shotgun sequence genome contains:
- the LOC111914129 gene encoding uncharacterized protein LOC111914129 — its product is MSSHKRSSSSPITAHRRTPLHHSTAPPPPPEPPHLPSKPNLTTTLYHTHIGVFAVTWSRTLFGRSLYIHLLPFSTAPTTSDDDITTTSTSTSTSTSTSSFHLQIKPFIFWNKYGSKKISIPSNPNDILHIYYDLSRAKFGSGPEPISGFYIAAIFSGQMALLVGDSTKHAYSKVKSTNPDKTQITILRREHVYGIANKKYNTKATFRGKTRDITIDCTRIAGGDDSRLCFSVDNKRVLVVKHLNWKFRGNERVEMDGVHIQISWDVYNWLFEEEVDDGYALFMFRFEKSGFDYHEDDKYLARLNASGSGLMGFGSGLGFGLEKRKMKKGMLRTAAGSSSSSSLSSASSGCGSVMEWESVEENELKGPSGFSLLVYAWKS